Proteins found in one Candidatus Acetothermia bacterium genomic segment:
- a CDS encoding sugar phosphate isomerase/epimerase gives MTNPIGLNLHARRLDGSLTVLEEDLATVVRGGGDLAEVAVNGLDVIAHGKLFRPRLNVVKRTLNGYPVRYTVHAPNCLNLQDIRRASLQSELFMACLEFSAEIRATHFVYHEGLATGEHPAQAAQESEVKALQRLGKVAEAEGITICVENNRTDVRRVTSLVDTVACRGVRVCCDIAHLFLTVQGQTAELLKAIAESAPYICHVHVHDNFGLGEIATLEPYVEGLPLGEGDLHLPLGWGCIPYRDVFAAMKRWYRGAYVLELKPRFFEVGLASTALQDLQKSVQGA, from the coding sequence GTGACCAATCCAATCGGCCTTAACCTGCATGCGCGGAGACTCGATGGCTCACTAACGGTGCTTGAAGAGGACTTGGCTACCGTGGTCCGCGGTGGGGGGGATTTGGCCGAGGTGGCGGTCAACGGCCTTGACGTGATCGCGCACGGCAAGCTCTTCCGGCCACGTTTGAACGTGGTGAAGCGGACGCTTAATGGTTATCCGGTGCGGTATACTGTACATGCGCCAAACTGCCTAAACCTCCAGGACATCCGTCGCGCCTCGCTACAATCCGAGCTTTTCATGGCTTGCCTTGAGTTCTCCGCAGAGATCCGGGCCACTCATTTCGTGTACCACGAGGGTCTCGCTACAGGTGAACATCCTGCACAAGCGGCTCAGGAGTCCGAGGTCAAGGCCTTGCAGCGTCTGGGAAAGGTGGCCGAGGCGGAAGGGATAACGATCTGTGTGGAGAACAACCGCACCGATGTGAGGCGCGTGACGTCGCTCGTGGACACGGTAGCATGCCGAGGGGTACGCGTTTGCTGCGATATCGCTCATCTCTTCCTCACGGTACAGGGGCAGACTGCCGAGCTCTTGAAAGCCATAGCGGAGAGTGCTCCCTACATTTGCCACGTCCACGTCCACGACAATTTCGGCCTCGGCGAGATAGCCACCCTCGAGCCATATGTCGAAGGGCTTCCCCTAGGAGAGGGGGATCTCCACCTCCCTTTGGGTTGGGGATGTATTCCCTATCGCGACGTATTCGCGGCCATGAAACGTTGGTACCGCGGCGCCTATGTGCTCGAGCTCAAACCGCGATTCTTCGAGGTGGGGTTGGCTTCAACAGCGCTGCAGGACCTGCAGAAGTCAGTCCAAGGAGCGTAG
- a CDS encoding carbohydrate ABC transporter permease: MPSPHRLGRRAVLYLLVALAMVWTLFPIYWMVTTSLKLPIEYASPEPSWAPTRITFEHYRSLWEHRFLRYFLNTVITAAAATVVSLLCGFLAAYALARFRFPAKLDNLFLLWVLLVKMIPPIVIAIPLYVTLRQLGIINSLLGLVVGYQVYTLPYCVWMLLGFVRDVPLEMEEAAAIDGASRWRTLWSIVLPLVGPGLAATAILSVIMCWNEFTYALLFLRSPAVFTLPIHIASYITEYEVLWGELMGIGLLASLPILLLSGYVQKYLLRGFAMGFK; encoded by the coding sequence ATGCCTAGCCCGCATCGGCTGGGCCGCCGCGCCGTGCTCTACCTGCTCGTGGCCCTGGCCATGGTCTGGACGCTGTTCCCCATCTACTGGATGGTGACTACGTCCCTGAAGCTCCCCATCGAGTACGCTTCCCCGGAACCGAGCTGGGCGCCGACCCGTATCACCTTCGAGCATTACCGCAGCCTGTGGGAGCACCGGTTCCTGCGCTACTTTTTGAACACGGTCATCACCGCCGCCGCAGCCACGGTAGTGTCGCTCTTGTGCGGGTTCCTTGCAGCCTACGCCCTGGCCCGCTTCCGCTTCCCAGCTAAACTCGACAACCTGTTCCTCCTGTGGGTGCTGTTGGTGAAGATGATTCCCCCGATCGTCATCGCCATCCCCCTCTATGTGACCCTGCGGCAGTTGGGGATCATCAACTCTCTTCTCGGGCTCGTGGTCGGCTACCAGGTGTACACGCTCCCCTACTGCGTGTGGATGCTGCTCGGCTTCGTACGGGATGTCCCCCTGGAGATGGAGGAGGCGGCGGCCATCGACGGAGCCTCGCGATGGCGGACGCTCTGGTCCATCGTCCTCCCCCTGGTCGGCCCGGGGCTGGCGGCCACAGCTATTCTCAGTGTGATCATGTGCTGGAACGAGTTCACCTACGCCCTCCTCTTCCTGCGCTCACCGGCGGTGTTCACCCTACCCATCCACATCGCCAGCTACATCACCGAGTACGAGGTGTTGTGGGGGGAGCTCATGGGCATCGGCCTCCTCGCGTCGCTGCCCATCCTCCTCCTTTCCGGGTACGTGCAGAAATACCTTCTGCGCGGGTTCGCGATGGGGTTCAAATGA
- a CDS encoding sugar phosphate isomerase/epimerase gives MRYGLNVDSEKTFNDPAYLQRVLTSLQELGFDYAEVGVEGLEVISGGRPIPDRVEALVNVLSHFPLDYVIHGPDPLNLAAVTGRDLEARIAQATIELAATVGSRLVVFHTGHVPLVWASRYDAITSAQTCFVETLREIAAFAAQREVALCIENLPPYLDRYLLGDRLDSLVHIVEQVGKENVGICLDFGHAYSAAKYYGFDFLGALAHAKPYVTHVHLHDAHGRGVHMPMSIAGALPQRSALVYGTLHHLPLGWGEVPYHQGLNILKGTDLSITLEISPRYEQYYARCLAEIKAIMEEER, from the coding sequence GTGCGTTACGGGCTAAATGTAGACAGCGAAAAGACGTTCAACGACCCTGCATACCTCCAGCGGGTGCTCACCTCTTTGCAGGAGCTCGGTTTCGATTACGCCGAGGTCGGTGTGGAGGGCTTGGAAGTGATTAGCGGAGGGCGACCGATCCCCGATCGGGTTGAAGCCCTTGTCAACGTACTGTCACATTTCCCGTTGGATTACGTCATCCACGGCCCGGACCCGCTGAACCTCGCGGCGGTTACCGGTCGGGATCTTGAGGCACGGATCGCTCAGGCCACCATCGAGTTAGCTGCCACGGTGGGGAGTCGGCTTGTGGTCTTCCATACCGGGCACGTTCCTCTCGTGTGGGCGAGCCGATACGACGCGATCACTTCGGCGCAGACCTGCTTTGTGGAAACGCTGCGTGAGATCGCGGCCTTCGCCGCCCAGCGAGAGGTGGCGCTGTGCATCGAGAACCTCCCCCCATACCTCGACCGATACCTCCTGGGAGATCGATTGGATTCGCTCGTGCACATCGTCGAGCAAGTCGGCAAGGAGAATGTAGGGATATGCTTGGACTTCGGCCATGCGTACAGTGCGGCCAAGTACTACGGATTCGACTTCCTCGGAGCATTGGCCCATGCCAAGCCTTATGTCACTCACGTTCACCTGCACGATGCCCATGGACGGGGGGTCCACATGCCAATGTCCATCGCCGGAGCGTTGCCGCAGCGGTCGGCGCTGGTTTATGGGACGCTGCATCACCTGCCCCTCGGCTGGGGAGAGGTCCCGTACCACCAAGGGCTGAACATCCTAAAAGGGACAGACCTCAGCATCACGTTGGAGATTTCCCCCCGATACGAGCAGTATTATGCCCGCTGTCTGGCGGAGATCAAGGCGATTATGGAGGAGGAACGGTGA
- a CDS encoding sugar ABC transporter permease: MTRSSAPRAPFHERYFHYLILIPALLIMIALTVYPVINVVQLSFYRYSYARGEKAFIGLENYYRLASDRFFVKGLSNTFQFMALATVAELALGLGLALLFNTKFRGRQWLLALLIFPMMLSTMVVCAVWGAMYHYDFGIINHVLRAVGLSPVRWLFDPNLALKSIVLIDLWQWTPMVFLILLAGLQSIPAEIYEAGRVDGASGFRLFRHMTLPLIKRHFLLAALLRIIDTFKIFDKVYALTGGGPGDATETISLHIYREGFRYFNLGRAAAAAVVMLIAVTLISAVYVRQVIREHA; the protein is encoded by the coding sequence ATGACGAGATCGTCTGCTCCGAGAGCCCCGTTTCACGAGCGCTACTTCCATTACCTCATCCTCATTCCGGCCCTCCTCATCATGATCGCCCTTACCGTCTACCCGGTGATCAACGTCGTTCAGCTCTCGTTCTACCGCTATTCCTACGCCCGGGGGGAGAAGGCGTTCATCGGCCTGGAGAACTACTACCGGCTGGCCAGCGACCGCTTTTTCGTGAAGGGACTGAGCAACACGTTCCAGTTCATGGCGCTCGCCACCGTGGCCGAGCTCGCCCTCGGGCTCGGTTTGGCGCTCCTGTTCAATACCAAGTTCCGCGGTCGGCAGTGGCTCCTGGCGCTCCTCATCTTCCCCATGATGCTCTCCACCATGGTGGTGTGCGCCGTGTGGGGGGCCATGTATCACTACGACTTCGGCATCATCAACCACGTGCTACGGGCGGTTGGCCTGTCCCCCGTGCGGTGGCTGTTCGATCCCAATTTGGCCCTTAAGTCCATCGTCCTCATCGACCTTTGGCAGTGGACGCCCATGGTGTTCCTGATCCTGCTTGCGGGACTTCAGTCCATCCCCGCCGAGATCTATGAGGCCGGCCGGGTGGACGGGGCCTCGGGGTTCCGCCTATTCCGGCACATGACCTTGCCCTTGATCAAGCGGCACTTCCTTCTCGCGGCCCTGCTGCGCATCATCGACACGTTCAAGATCTTCGACAAGGTGTACGCCCTGACCGGCGGGGGGCCGGGCGACGCCACGGAGACGATTTCCTTGCACATCTACCGGGAGGGGTTCCGCTACTTCAACCTGGGCCGGGCGGCCGCCGCGGCAGTGGTCATGCTCATCGCCGTCACCTTGATCTCCGCGGTTTACGTGCGGCAGGTGATCCGCGAACATGCCTAG
- a CDS encoding PfkB family carbohydrate kinase — protein MLDVLCIGHLDKGRIVVGGNASEALGGAVYYGGMVLLALGLRVAVVTRLAKEDTRLLDELRASGATLFPVFTNGTTGIENLLPDPASDKRRCYERGFAGTFRPEDLPDLAARLYYVGTIITDEIDLPFLRAVAARGPVALDAQGILRKRVGKELVTDGWPWADQGLPLVRYLKVDDREAAALTGQQDPRRAAEVLAEHGPQEIVLTRKEGVLVLADGRFHEAPFRPRSLAGRTGRGDTCFSAYLGRRLLGDAPDEAARFAAALTTLKLERPGPFRGSLDEVRMRIAEA, from the coding sequence GTGCTCGACGTTCTCTGCATTGGCCACTTGGACAAGGGGCGGATCGTGGTCGGCGGGAACGCCTCCGAAGCCCTGGGGGGCGCGGTGTACTACGGGGGGATGGTGCTCCTTGCCCTCGGGCTCCGCGTGGCCGTGGTGACCCGGCTCGCGAAGGAGGACACGCGCCTCCTTGATGAGCTCCGGGCGTCCGGGGCCACGCTGTTTCCGGTCTTCACCAATGGAACCACAGGGATCGAGAACCTCCTCCCGGACCCGGCCTCCGACAAACGCCGTTGCTACGAGCGGGGCTTTGCCGGCACGTTCCGCCCCGAGGACCTCCCTGACCTCGCGGCGCGCCTCTACTACGTGGGCACGATCATCACCGATGAGATCGATTTGCCTTTCCTCCGGGCGGTGGCCGCTCGGGGCCCGGTTGCGCTCGACGCCCAAGGTATCTTGCGCAAGCGGGTGGGCAAGGAGCTCGTCACCGATGGGTGGCCGTGGGCCGACCAGGGTTTGCCCCTCGTCCGCTACCTCAAGGTGGACGACCGTGAGGCCGCGGCCCTGACCGGCCAGCAGGACCCTCGGCGCGCCGCAGAGGTGCTCGCCGAACACGGGCCTCAAGAGATCGTGCTCACCCGGAAGGAAGGGGTGCTGGTGCTGGCCGATGGCCGCTTCCACGAGGCCCCGTTCCGGCCGCGGTCGCTGGCCGGCCGCACCGGCCGCGGCGATACCTGTTTTTCCGCGTACCTCGGCCGACGCCTCTTGGGCGACGCCCCGGACGAGGCGGCCCGATTCGCTGCCGCCCTGACCACCCTCAAGCTCGAGCGGCCCGGGCCATTCCGCGGGTCGCTCGACGAAGTCCGAATGCGCATTGCCGAGGCCTGA
- a CDS encoding ABC transporter substrate-binding protein produces the protein MRLRRLVIGIFLVSTVATLGLGATKLVIAGRDGVYGAAMQLAVDLYKAEHPDVDIELLKLPYGGLYEKLVIDFREAIGAYDVVLLDDVWATEFMSLGWLANLEALGFTAEPDFVGKALAVGCYPYAQGALYAVPHVGNVELFAYRKDLFDKYGLPEPKSWLEVLGAAALIERYEPGIKGIVFRGKKGNPIVTGFLPIFWSFGAEILDENGRPTLNSPQAVAALKFFLAMKAFAPAGVEIYDSSELRDALQGGTVAIATEVWPAWIPALDDPAKSKVVGQVEIIPHPGLVAESSPVIGIWLLGIPSASKNKATALDFLRFVSSPEVQKTLALEVGLPPTRVSVYQDPEVVAKYRWYPAQLAALDASRPRPRLPEWAQIEGVLGDYLQLALVGSMTPEEALAAAQARVEEILR, from the coding sequence ATGCGATTACGCAGGTTGGTGATAGGGATATTTTTGGTATCCACAGTGGCCACGCTCGGGCTGGGGGCCACCAAACTCGTCATCGCTGGCCGTGACGGGGTCTATGGCGCGGCCATGCAGCTTGCCGTAGACCTGTACAAGGCCGAACACCCCGACGTGGACATCGAACTCCTCAAGCTGCCCTACGGCGGCCTCTATGAGAAGCTGGTCATCGACTTCCGTGAGGCCATCGGCGCCTACGACGTGGTCCTGCTCGACGACGTGTGGGCCACGGAGTTCATGAGCCTCGGATGGCTGGCCAATTTGGAGGCCCTGGGGTTCACCGCGGAACCTGACTTTGTGGGCAAAGCCCTGGCCGTGGGCTGCTACCCGTACGCCCAGGGCGCGCTCTACGCCGTGCCCCACGTGGGCAACGTCGAGCTCTTCGCCTACCGCAAGGACCTGTTCGACAAATACGGCTTGCCCGAACCCAAGAGCTGGCTGGAGGTATTGGGGGCGGCGGCGCTCATCGAGCGCTACGAGCCGGGGATCAAGGGCATCGTCTTCCGCGGCAAGAAAGGCAACCCCATTGTGACCGGGTTCCTGCCCATCTTCTGGTCATTCGGAGCGGAAATCCTTGACGAAAACGGCCGCCCGACGCTCAACTCGCCCCAGGCCGTGGCCGCGCTCAAGTTCTTCCTGGCCATGAAGGCCTTCGCCCCCGCCGGCGTGGAGATCTATGACTCCTCCGAGCTGCGCGATGCCCTGCAGGGAGGCACTGTGGCCATCGCCACCGAGGTCTGGCCGGCCTGGATCCCCGCGCTAGACGACCCGGCCAAGTCCAAGGTAGTGGGCCAGGTGGAGATCATCCCCCACCCGGGGCTGGTGGCCGAATCCTCCCCGGTGATCGGTATCTGGCTCCTCGGGATCCCCAGCGCCTCCAAGAACAAGGCCACTGCTTTGGATTTCCTGCGCTTCGTCTCCTCACCGGAGGTGCAGAAGACGTTGGCCCTGGAGGTCGGACTTCCCCCGACGCGGGTCAGTGTGTACCAGGACCCGGAGGTGGTGGCCAAGTACCGCTGGTACCCAGCCCAGCTGGCCGCCCTGGACGCGTCCCGGCCGCGGCCGCGCCTCCCCGAGTGGGCACAGATCGAGGGCGTGCTCGGTGACTACCTGCAGCTCGCCCTAGTGGGGTCCATGACCCCGGAGGAGGCCTTGGCTGCGGCCCAAGCGCGCGTGGAGGAGATCCTGCGCTGA
- a CDS encoding MBL fold metallo-hydrolase, which produces MRWQDDDLAVEVLFSQAGLATQLLVRAGTTHLLFDVGDGAVRDLLRTGIAPMSLAGAFLTHGHADHIGGLYSLLGYLRAEGHDRLFRVWYPAGCCEVEHVVAAFRSCHRNTLPYRLETEALVDGQAVAIGDVQVQARRVEHWHSVQGRLIAPAPALGYRLTFRGRAVAVTGDTALCPALVDLVRGADLALIEATLDEATPEQRAHLHLTRDAAQDLARLAKRAFLVHQPSERGPGGA; this is translated from the coding sequence ATGCGTTGGCAGGACGATGACCTGGCGGTCGAGGTCCTGTTCAGCCAGGCCGGACTGGCCACCCAGCTCCTCGTCCGGGCGGGCACGACCCACCTCCTGTTCGACGTCGGGGACGGCGCTGTGCGCGACCTCCTCCGGACCGGAATCGCCCCGATGTCCCTGGCCGGGGCGTTCTTGACCCATGGCCACGCGGACCACATCGGCGGCCTCTACAGCCTGCTCGGCTACCTGCGGGCAGAAGGCCATGACCGCCTGTTCCGGGTGTGGTACCCGGCCGGATGCTGTGAGGTCGAGCACGTCGTCGCCGCGTTCCGCTCATGTCATCGAAATACCCTCCCCTACCGCCTTGAGACGGAAGCCCTCGTCGATGGGCAGGCGGTGGCGATCGGAGACGTCCAGGTGCAGGCCCGGCGCGTCGAACACTGGCACAGCGTCCAGGGCCGCCTCATCGCTCCCGCTCCGGCCCTCGGGTACCGCCTGACCTTCCGCGGTCGGGCGGTCGCGGTCACCGGGGACACCGCCCTCTGCCCGGCTCTGGTGGACTTGGTGCGGGGGGCTGATCTGGCCTTGATCGAGGCCACCCTGGACGAGGCCACCCCCGAGCAGCGCGCCCACCTCCATTTGACCCGGGATGCGGCCCAGGACCTCGCCCGCTTGGCCAAGCGGGCGTTCTTGGTCCACCAGCCGAGCGAGAGGGGACCGGGCGGAGCTTGA